The genomic DNA TGTAAGACCAGCATCAACATTTGTAAAGAAGGCTAAGGAATATGCTAGCGATATAACTGTGGAAGCTGATGGAAAATCTGTTAGTGGGAAGAGCTTATTTCGTTTGCAAACCTTAGAATTATCTTCTGGTAAGAAAATTTTGGTTTGTGCTGATGGCGATGATGAGGAGAGAGCTGCTACTGAGCTTGCTGAACTCATTGAATCTTTTAAAGAATAGGCTTGGAAGGTTTTGTATGACTTTATCGGGAAAAAGAATATCTAAGGGGATAGGAATAGGCGAAGCTCTTTTTATTAGAAAAGACTTTGATAATTTGATTGATAAATCAAAAATTAATTCTTCCCAAATTAATGATGAGATAAAAAAGTTTAATGACGCTAAGGTTAGGGCTATTTCTGTTCTTGAAAATCTTACAAAGAAGGCGGTAGATCAATTTGGTGCTGATAAAGAAGGTATTTTTGAAGGACAGATGTTGATTATTGAAGATGATGAGCTTGCAGATTCTGTTTTAAATTTTATTAAGTATGAAAATTGTGGTGCTGCTTGGGCTGTTTATTTATCTTTTGAGGAATTGATTAAGGGTATGGAAGAGTACACGGATGTTTACTTAAAGGAGAGGGCTTCTGATTTTAGAGACATTAGGAATAGGCTTATTTCAAATATTTTAGGGCAAGTAACAGATTTTTCTGAGATTAAGCGAGATGTAATTTTGATTACTGAGGAATTGACTCCTTCTGATACAATGCAAGTTGACTTAAGTTATGTTAAAGGATTTTTGACTACAGTTGGTGGTGAAACTTCTCATGCTGCTATTTTGGCAAGGACAATGGGGCTTCCAGCTCTTGTTATGTCTTCCTTAGATATTAATAATATTAAGGATGGTGATAAGTTAATAATTGATGGGCTTTCTTCTATGGTTATTAATAATCCATCATCTAGTGAACTTAACAAGTATATGAATAAAATATTGAAGCATAATGAAGTTGAAAAAGAGCTTTTTTCTTTGAAAAATAAGCAAGCAGAGACAAAAGATGGTGTTACAATAGCTTTAAAGGCTAACATTGGAACTCCTTCGGATATTTCTTATGTTAATAAATATGGACTTGAGGGGATAGGGCTTTTTAGGACAGAGTTTTTATATATGGAATCTGTAAAACCACCTACGGAGGATGAACAGTTTGAAGCTTATAGGAAAGTTGTAGAGACTATTGAGAAGAAGGGTGTTGTTACTATTCGTACTCTTGATATTGGGGGAGATAAGGAGATACCTTATCTGCATTTTCCAAAAGAAGATAATCCTTTTCTGGGATATCGTGCTCTTAGGATGTATATGGACTATGAAGATTTAGTGCAAATTCAATTCAATGCAATTTTTAGGGCTAGTCATTATGGAAAGGTAAGAATAATGGTGCCTATGCTTACTAGGTATGAGGACATTGATATCATTGAGCATTTTGTCGGTAGGGCTAAGGAAAATTTAAAATCTAGGAATTTGCCTTTTGATGAGAATTTGGAAATAGGTTGCATGATAGAAATACCTTCTGCAGCTTTAATTGCTACTGAACTTTCTAGTAAATTAAAGTTCTTTAGTATTGGAACTAATGATTTGACTCAATATACTTTAGCTGTAGATCGTGGTAATCAGAAAATATCAAATTTATATGATAAATATAATCCTGCTGTTTTAAGACTAATTAAGAATGTCCTTGATGCTGGGAATAGTTCTGGAATTGATGTGTCTGTTTGTGGTGAACTTGGGGGAGATGAAGCTGGAGCTTTAGTTCTTGTTGGTCTTGGGTTTAGATCTTTGAGTATGGTTCCTAGTGCTTCACTTAGGATTAAGTATTTACTAAAGAAATATACAATATCTGAGTTAAGTAAGTTAGCTAACAAGGTATTGAATAGTAAATTAGAGTCAGAGACTTTAAAATATTTAGATAAATTTATAGGAGATTAGTTATGGGGTTTTTAGATTTTTTTAAAAAGGTTGCTACTTTGGATTTAATAGCACCTGTTAGTGGAAAGGTTGTTTCAATTGATAAGGTACCGGATGAGGCATTTGCGGAGAAGATAGTTGGTGATGGAGTTGCTATTGTTCCTACGGGTAGTGAGTTAGTTGCACCTTGTGATGGAACTATTGGTAAGATTTTTAAGACAAATCATGCTTTTAGTCTTGAAACTAAAGAAGGTGTTGAAATTTTTGTTCACTTTGGTATTAATACTCTTAATTTAAATGGAAAGGGTTTTACAAGGGTTGCTGAGGAAGGTGTTAGTGTAAAGCAGGGAGATGTTGTTATTAGACTTGATCTTGACTACTTAAAGGCACATGCGGAATCCGTGGTTACTCCCGTTGTTATTGCAAATTCTGATGAAGTTTCAAGTATTGAGTATGTATTTGGAAAGTTTGATGATGGGTCTGAATATATTTTGCCTTCTTCTACTTCTTTAACAGAAGACATTAGAAATAAGATATCTCAAACTAAGCCTGTTGAAGCTGGCAAGGATTTAGTTCTTAGAGTTAAAAAATAGGATAGGGGTTTTTATATCCCGATCCTATTTATATTATATATTTTTCTCTAAAATTTCATTTAGAATATTGATAAATTGACTTGGATTTTTGCTAGGTAAGCCTGAAGTTATCATTGCCTCTTCAAGAAGTATAATACTTATCTTTTCTAAATTTTCGCTATCTAAATTTTTTAAATTTTGAATGATTTTGTTGTTTGGATTGAGTTCAAGAATAGGTTTTGTTTCCTTTACTTCTTGTCCCATTGATAGCATAATTCTTTGCATTTGATATGTAGGGTCAGTACTGTCAATAATGATTGCGGATGGTTCTTTTATTAGTGTTGCTGATAGCAAAACATCTTTGACATGATTTTTAAGTATTTCTTTTACTTTTAATAAGATGTCTTTGAATTCTTCTTCGGTTTTTTTGAAGTTTTCATCTTTCAATTCGTCACTTGTTTCGTTTTTATTTATTGCTTTTAGCTTTATTCCGTCATATTCTGTAATGAAATTTAAAATAGCCTCATCAAGTTCATCATCCATAATAAGAGTTTCATATCCTCTTTCTTTATAGGCATTTACAATCGGATTGGCTTTTAGTATATTTTCTTTTCCCCCAGTTATGTAATATATGCTTTTTTGGCCCTCAATCATTCTGTTTCTATATTCTTTTAAGGACACAAGTCCATCTACATGAGAAGATTTAAATCTAATTAAAGATATAAGTTTTTCTCTGTTATCAAAATCAGAATAAACTCCCTCTTTCAAGCATCTTCCGAATTCTTTTGAAAATTCAGTAAACTTGGAAGAATCTGTTTCACTTAGTTTCTCAAGTTCGCTTAGTATTTTTTTCACAGAAGATGATTTTATTTTGGATAATATTTTATTTTGTTGTAAAATCTCTCTGCTTACATTGAGCGGTAAGTCTTGACAATCTATTATTCCTTTTATAAATCTTAAGTAATTTGGAAGTAAACTACCTTCAGAATCTGTGATGAAAACTCTGTTTATAAATAACTTTACACCGGATTTAGGATTTGGATAATATAGATCATAAGGAGCTTTGCTTGGAACATAGAAAAGATTAATATATTCAATGCTTCCCTCAGCTTTTGTATGAATATAGGTAAGTGGGTTCTCATAGTCAAAACTTATATTTTTATAAAATTCATTGTACTCTTCATCGGTAATTTCGTTTTTGTTTTTTACCCAAATTGCCGTAGTTTCATTTACTTTATCTTCTCTGTCTTCAAACCCCTCTTGCTTTCCATCTTTCATTAAAGGTTCTCTATATTTAATGAAGATAGGATAGTTGATATGATTTGAATATTTTTTTATTATTTCTTGAATTTTCCATTTGTTGGCGTATTCAGTACCTTCTTCATTAAGATAAAGAGTTATTTCGGTACCCATATCATCTTTTTCTGTCTTCTCTATTTCATACCCTGTTTTTCCATCACTAGACCAAATATAGGCATTCTCTTCTAGGGCTTTTTTTGTTCTAACTTCAATTTTTTCCGATACAATAAAAGCACTGTAAAATCCAACTCCAAATTGCCCAATTAAACTTGAGGCGTTTTTTTCATCTTTTTTTAAGTTATTTATAAATTCTTTTGTTCCTGATTTTGCAATTACTCCAAGATGATTAATGAGATCTTCTTCATTCATTCCAATACCGTTGTCTTTAATCTTAATGATTTTATCATCGAAGCTTATTTCTATCCTTGGGTCTAAGTTAATACTCTTAAATTTTTCATTTGTTAAATTTAAAAATTTAAGTTTGTCAATTGCATCAGAAGCGTTTGATATTAATTCTCGTAAAAATATTTCTTTATGGGAATAAAGCGAGTGTATGATTAAATAAAGTAAATCATTAACTTCTGTGTCAAATTGTTTTTTCATGAAATTCTCTCCTCTTTCGTATGGTTTATCTTTACTTTTTTTATAATATAACATAATCTAAAAATAATGAATAAAGTAGCTTTGTTTTGAATGAAAGTTAAAATAGGGGATAATGCGATGGATGTTGGCATTTATGGATTAGGTATTATGGGTAGTAGCTTGGCTTTAAATATAGCTGATAGTGGGTTTAATGTTTCTGTTTATAATAGAGATAATGAGAGGACTGAAGTTTTTCTTGTAAACAATGCTCATAAAAAGATTAATGGATTTAAAGATATTGAGAGTTTTATTAAAAGTTTAAAAAAACCTAGAAAAATTATTTTAATGATAGCAAGCTCAGCTGTGGATAAAGTAATTGAACAAATGCTACCTTTAGTTGAAAAATTTGATATTATTGTTGATGGTGGAAATTCTCATTATAAGAATACAATGAGAAGGGAGAGAGAGTTATTTTCTAAGGATATTTATTTTGTTGGACTTGGAATTTCAGGAGGTGAAGAGGGAGCTCGGTCTGGACCTTCGTTGATGTATGGTGGTAGCAAAAAGGCTTATGAGTTAGTTGAACCTATTTTAAATAAGATAGCAGCCAAGACACGAGCGGGAGATATTTGTTCTGCTTATATTGGTGATAATGGAGCTGGACATTATGTGAAGATGATTCATAATGGAATTGAATATGCGGATATGCAACTTATTAGCGAGGCATATTTTTTTATGAAGAAAGCTTTTAATTTGGATAATTTAAGGATTGCAGAAGTATTTGAGAAATGGAGTGAGGGGGAGCTTTCTAGTTATTTAGTGGAAATAACATCTAGCATTTTAAAATATAAGGAGAATAATGAATATTTACTTGATAAGATTTTAGATGTTGCAAGTCAAAAGGGGACTGGAAAGTGGGCTTCAATTGAGGCTTTTGAGATGGGTGTGCCAGCAAATTTGATTTTTGAGTCTGTGTTTGCACGGGTTTTATCCACACTAAAACATGAGAGAGTAATTGCTAGTGATATCCTTAAAATGGATGTGGGTTCTTTTGAATTTGACCTTAGTGATTGGATTTTAGATCTTTATTATGCTCTTTTGGTTTCAAAGATATTAGCTTATGCTCAGGGCTTTATGATGCTTAAGATGGCATCTATTAATTATGGTTGGGATTTAAACTTGGGAAAAATTTCTTTGGTTTGGAGAGAGGGTTGTATAATTAGGAGTGTTTTCTTAGAAAAGATTAAATTAGCTTATGATAAAAACCCCCATCTTATCAATTTGCTTTTTGATGAGTACTTCTTGGAAATAATTAAGAAGCATCATAAATCTTTAAGACGAATAGTATCAAAGGCTAGCGAAATTGGAATACCTTTACCAGTATTTTATGCAAGTCTTTCATTCCTAGATTCTTATTCTACTAATTACCTGCCAGCCAATTTAATTCAAGCTCAGCGAGATTTTTTTGGTGCGCATAAATTTGAAAGACTGGATTCAAAGCTAGGTGAGTTTTTTCATAGTACTTGGCAATAATTTAAGTTGGATATTTTAAATATAATATTTGGCAAATATTCCTCCCATTATGTTTGCTTTAAGTCCTGCGTAAAGATGATGATATGCAAGAGATCTTGTATTTGATATAAATTCTATTGAAGGTGCTATTTTAAATCCTATTTCTACTTGTTCTGTTAAATCATAAAAAATGGCCAGTGGTGTTCTAAACCCAAATCCTAATTGTATGTTTATTAAATCTGACTTGTGAGATGCTATGTGTAGACTCCCCCCAATACCCAATCCGATAGATAACCTTTCTATTAAGGGTATTGTGAATATTAAATCTAGAGCTGCGAGTGCAAATAGGTTTAAATCGTATTTTTTTGAGTTAATTTTGCGTCCTGATAAATTTATTCCGTTACTACCCCCATATCCTATTTCAATATCAATGAATGGTAAGGACATAACATAATTTAAGATAGGATTTCCAACACTTCCTCCAAATCCTATTCCTCTATTTAAGAATGAACTTCTTCCAAGTGCACTAGTCCATGTAATTAATAATAGAAATATTATTAGTATTGATTTTTGCATTAAACCTCCAATAGTTAATAATTGTTATTATATTATATTAGTTTTAAAAATTAAATAAAGTTTTTGTAAAGTATGCTAAGGTTGTTATTCAGGTTTAAGTTAAAAATTAAATGAAATATTTTAAAAATTTTAATGTTGTGATTATATAATACTAGGTTTGTTGGGGTGTTGTTATAAGATTTTATATAATCCAAAACCTAAACCCTAGCGTTGCAAATATTTCCCATTTTTGAGTTGAATTGCCTCCTCCTCCCCAAATATTGATGCCAGGTCCTGCTTTTAAAAAGATATCAAATAGTCTTTTACTAGCTGAGATATTTAGTATAAAAGACAATCGTCCTCCAATATTTAAAGAATTATAAATTGTTTGAGTATTCTTCCATTCTGATATCCACCATAGCCCATAAACACCAATTCCTAGTGCAATATCTATGATGTTAGAATCCTCTAATAAATTATATGTGGGAGTAATAAATTCCAAAGAAGAAAATATTATATCAATATTTTTAAATAAATTTTTCAGTCCATTGTAAATTCCAATCTCTATTTCAATGTTTGGCCCCAAAGTGAGCTGAAATGTGCTCGGTAAAGGGCCCACAACTCCAAAACCAAAAGAACCTCGATTTGTATATAAATCGTTAGCTGAAGCATTAAGAACAAATACTAATAATAAGATTAAAATTAACATTGTTTTTTTCATACTTCTCTTTATCCTTATAACCTCTAATTGTTAAGTATATACTTTAAACACTTTAAAACGAAAATAAGTAGTTTTATTTGATATTTTGGATATGTACTAAGAGAAATAGCAAGAATATCTTTTCTTAGTACATATCCGTGATTTTATACGATCCAGAATCTAAATCCAATCCCTGCAAATACTTCCCATCTAAATCCCACTCCTTGGCTCCAAATGTTTAATCCAAGGCCAGGTGCTACTTTTAAAAATAAATCGAATCTTTGCCTAGACACTGCGAGGTTTAAAAGTAAAGGTAATCTTGCTCCTATACTCATTGGCCCACTGTTTGCTTGATTATCACTCCATCTTGAGAACCATATAGTACCATAAGCCCCACCTCCAACAGCAAAATCTAGAATGTTAGCTGCTCCTGGGAAGGTATATGTGTAGAAAATGTAATCTACTGCAAGAAATAAAGTTTTCCAATCCTTAAATAAATTGTTTGCGCCACTATAAAGACCAAAATCTATATCGACATTTCCAATGTTTAATTCTAATACAATAGGAAACGGTAATAAAAAACCTACCCCAAATTTACTTCTTGCTGTTGATGTTGAATTTGCAAAAATAGAATTTAAACACAACATTAGCATTAAAATGACTATAATCTTTTTTTTCATAGTTGTTCCTCCTTTATAGAATATGTAATCCTAGATTAGAGAAATTCAACAGATTTGTGTTAGTGTGACCGTTTTAATAATTTAATTTTTAATCCATCCTTTTATTCCTACAGATAGATCTCCTCTTATTGGAAAAATAAATTGTTTATTAGGAGTTTGGCCGATAAAAAGCGAGGGCGCGGTTTTTATATTAATTTCAAAGTTATCACTTAATATTTTATATTTTAGTCCAAAAGGAATAGATAATCCAATTTTATAGCTAATTCCTGAATAAGATCTTTGTTCATATATTTCTGTTATTTTGCCAATTTCTAAAAATAAACCAACACCCATAAAGAAAAAGAAAGTATTTACAATGTGTAAGTCTGAGAATATGTAATGAGCATGTGTATAAAACATAAATTCTTTTGAGAAAAGATTTGTAATACTTGTATGTATTATTCCTATACCAATGTCAAAAGTTTTTACGCTAAATTCTATACCTGTTGGAAAGGGGAAGAAAAATCCAAAACCAAACTTTTCTCTTGAATTAAGACTAAAAGGAGCTTCTATTGTAGTTTTGGTAGAATTATTTTCTAAAATTTCTTTTGAAAATATGTGTTCATAATAAACAAGTACTTCTAAGAAAAACAATATGAATAGTAATTTTTTATTCAACATTTTTTTTATTGAATAAGCTAATTAAATATTAGCTTATATGCTTATTATAAATAATGTTTTAACATTATTTCACATTTATTTAGTATTTAAATTTTTGATTTATAATTGGTAATTAGCAGTGTGTGAAATAATGTGAGATTACAGTAATTAGCATTATGACATTCTACTTATTTATTAGTTCTATCATTAAGAGGCACTTATGGAATTAGAAACAGATTTGCAAAGTATGTTAAGTCAGTATCTTTTGTTTAGTTTGGATGAACTTTATGCTATTGAGATTAAATATGTTGTTGAAGTACTAGAGTATACTAAAATATCAAAAATACCAAGAACTCCTGATTATATGGCAGGAATAATTAATAATCGGGGAAAAATAGTACCAATAATCGACATTAGAAAGCAATTTGGAATGGAAGAGCGTAAGATTAGTGAGGAGGAGATTAAGAAAAATAAAGAGGCTGATGTTTCAAATATCATTATATTAACCTTAACATATGAGGGAGATGAATTTAATCTTGGGATTTTGGTAGATTATGTTAATGAAGTTCTTGAATTAGATCCGGCTAATATTGATGATACTCCGAAGGTTGGTACGGGGTTTAATGCAAGGTTTATTTCAGGGATTGGCAAGAGTAAAAATAGATTTATCATTATTCTTGATATAGAAAATTTATTCGATGTTAAGGAACTTTCCAAGTTTAAAAATACTACAATATATGATCCTAATAATGAGAGATAGGAGTTTTAAACATTATGCTTTATAAGCCAGAGGGAGAACTTGTAATCAATAGCATTTTTAAAGTTAAAGAGGATCTTTTAAATATTTTTAAAGAGATGCAAGAAGGGGATACTCTTACTATCAATCTTTCAAATGTAGAAAAAATTGATATTACTTTTATACAAATTTTGTATGCTTCCAATAAATATGCTAAGAATAGAAATTTATTTGTAAAGATAGAATATCCATCTGATGAAGTTTTAAGTTCATTATTGTATGGTGGGTTTTTAAATGATATTGAAGATGTTGATAATTTGGATTTAGGACTTAGTTTGATTGAATTTTAGTTTTATGTATTTAAAGGGAAACTTATGAATAGTAGAGATATGATTGATAAATTTAAAGATTCTTTTAAAGAAGAGTCTATAGAGAACATCTCAGATATTGAACAAGCACTTCTTAATATTGAGTTTGAATCAGGGCAAGAAGTTATTAATTCTATTTTTAGGAATTTTCATACAATAAAGGGTAGTGCTGGAATGTTCGGGTTTAATTTTACTGCTTCTCTTGTTCATGAGATAGAGACTGTACTTGATCCTATTAAGGAAGGATCTGATGAATTTAGTCAAGTTACTGTTGATTCTACTTTAATGGCAGTTGATTTTATTCGCGAGTTGATTGAAGGCGATGAGGATATTGATGAGGTTGAATTTAAGACTCGAGAAAAGGAATTAATAGAGACAATTAAGAAGGGAATGGGGCTTTCTGTTGATTTTGAACTTAGTAATGGATTGGAATCTAATTCTAATGGAGAAGCTCGAATAGATTCATCTAGTAGTTTAGAGCTGGGTGAGGCTGTGTCTGATTCATCTTTAGAAGATGGATTTGAAGATGAAGCTTTAAATATTGCAACTAAGATTTATAAAATTCTTTTCTTGCCTGCAAGGGGAGTTTTGTTTCATGGACACAAGCCAATCAATTTACTAAAAAAGATATTGGATTTGGGTAATGGACAAATTAAGGCTAGAGTAAGGGATATTCCTGATTTAGAGTTAATATCTCCTGATAATGTTTATGTTAAATGGGAAATAAAATTAGAGACAGAAGAGAGTAAAAGTGCTATAGAAGATGTTTTTGTTTTTTTAAATGAGCAATCAAAGGTTATTGTTGAGGAAGTTGATGAATTTTATGAAATACCTGAAGATGAACTTGATTTATTGTTAGATAATACAGATGAAATTAAAGAAGAAAAGATGCTCAATGAAATATCTTCTGTAAAGCAAAAGGTGGTATCAAAACCAAGAGGAATTGAGCATAAAACAGCACCTAGGGGGGATGGAGGCAGTTTTAATTTTAATGATGCTACTGCTAAGAGTAAGGTAAATATTGCAAGTATTAAGGTTGATTCAAAAAAATTAGATCATTTAGTAAATCTTGTTGGTGAACTTGTGACAATTCAATCTAAGCTTGCAAAGGAATCTGAGAATAGAAATAGTAATGTTTTAAATTCAATTTCAGCTGAATTTTCTTTGCTTATTAATGAGCTTAGAGATTATACTACAGGGCTTAGAACAGTTCCTATTGAAATTTTATTTGTAAAATTTCAAAGAATAGTTAAAGATTTATCTGCTCAGCTTGGAAAATCAATTCTTTATCAAACTCAGGGCGGTGATACTGTTCTTGATAAAAGTATTATTGAAAAGTTGAATGAGCCTTTGGTGCATTTAATAAGAAACTCAATTGACCATGGAATTGAGTCAACTAATGAGAGAGTAGAGGCTGGTAAGGACCCTAAAGGTGTAATTAAGCTTTCTGCACATCAATCGGGAGATTCTGTTATTGTGGTTATTGAGGATGATGGTAGGGGCCTTGATAGGCGTAAAATAATTAAAAAAGCTATAGAAAAAAATATAATATCTGAAGCTGTTTCAAAAACTTT from Borrelia turcica IST7 includes the following:
- a CDS encoding HPr family phosphocarrier protein gives rise to the protein MVKKEATIKAINGLHVRPASTFVKKAKEYASDITVEADGKSVSGKSLFRLQTLELSSGKKILVCADGDDEERAATELAELIESFKE
- the ptsP gene encoding phosphoenolpyruvate--protein phosphotransferase — translated: MTLSGKRISKGIGIGEALFIRKDFDNLIDKSKINSSQINDEIKKFNDAKVRAISVLENLTKKAVDQFGADKEGIFEGQMLIIEDDELADSVLNFIKYENCGAAWAVYLSFEELIKGMEEYTDVYLKERASDFRDIRNRLISNILGQVTDFSEIKRDVILITEELTPSDTMQVDLSYVKGFLTTVGGETSHAAILARTMGLPALVMSSLDINNIKDGDKLIIDGLSSMVINNPSSSELNKYMNKILKHNEVEKELFSLKNKQAETKDGVTIALKANIGTPSDISYVNKYGLEGIGLFRTEFLYMESVKPPTEDEQFEAYRKVVETIEKKGVVTIRTLDIGGDKEIPYLHFPKEDNPFLGYRALRMYMDYEDLVQIQFNAIFRASHYGKVRIMVPMLTRYEDIDIIEHFVGRAKENLKSRNLPFDENLEIGCMIEIPSAALIATELSSKLKFFSIGTNDLTQYTLAVDRGNQKISNLYDKYNPAVLRLIKNVLDAGNSSGIDVSVCGELGGDEAGALVLVGLGFRSLSMVPSASLRIKYLLKKYTISELSKLANKVLNSKLESETLKYLDKFIGD
- the crr gene encoding PTS glucose transporter subunit IIA, with protein sequence MGFLDFFKKVATLDLIAPVSGKVVSIDKVPDEAFAEKIVGDGVAIVPTGSELVAPCDGTIGKIFKTNHAFSLETKEGVEIFVHFGINTLNLNGKGFTRVAEEGVSVKQGDVVIRLDLDYLKAHAESVVTPVVIANSDEVSSIEYVFGKFDDGSEYILPSSTSLTEDIRNKISQTKPVEAGKDLVLRVKK
- the htpG gene encoding molecular chaperone HtpG — its product is MKKQFDTEVNDLLYLIIHSLYSHKEIFLRELISNASDAIDKLKFLNLTNEKFKSINLDPRIEISFDDKIIKIKDNGIGMNEEDLINHLGVIAKSGTKEFINNLKKDEKNASSLIGQFGVGFYSAFIVSEKIEVRTKKALEENAYIWSSDGKTGYEIEKTEKDDMGTEITLYLNEEGTEYANKWKIQEIIKKYSNHINYPIFIKYREPLMKDGKQEGFEDREDKVNETTAIWVKNKNEITDEEYNEFYKNISFDYENPLTYIHTKAEGSIEYINLFYVPSKAPYDLYYPNPKSGVKLFINRVFITDSEGSLLPNYLRFIKGIIDCQDLPLNVSREILQQNKILSKIKSSSVKKILSELEKLSETDSSKFTEFSKEFGRCLKEGVYSDFDNREKLISLIRFKSSHVDGLVSLKEYRNRMIEGQKSIYYITGGKENILKANPIVNAYKERGYETLIMDDELDEAILNFITEYDGIKLKAINKNETSDELKDENFKKTEEEFKDILLKVKEILKNHVKDVLLSATLIKEPSAIIIDSTDPTYQMQRIMLSMGQEVKETKPILELNPNNKIIQNLKNLDSENLEKISIILLEEAMITSGLPSKNPSQFINILNEILEKNI
- the gnd gene encoding decarboxylating NADP(+)-dependent phosphogluconate dehydrogenase codes for the protein MDVGIYGLGIMGSSLALNIADSGFNVSVYNRDNERTEVFLVNNAHKKINGFKDIESFIKSLKKPRKIILMIASSAVDKVIEQMLPLVEKFDIIVDGGNSHYKNTMRRERELFSKDIYFVGLGISGGEEGARSGPSLMYGGSKKAYELVEPILNKIAAKTRAGDICSAYIGDNGAGHYVKMIHNGIEYADMQLISEAYFFMKKAFNLDNLRIAEVFEKWSEGELSSYLVEITSSILKYKENNEYLLDKILDVASQKGTGKWASIEAFEMGVPANLIFESVFARVLSTLKHERVIASDILKMDVGSFEFDLSDWILDLYYALLVSKILAYAQGFMMLKMASINYGWDLNLGKISLVWREGCIIRSVFLEKIKLAYDKNPHLINLLFDEYFLEIIKKHHKSLRRIVSKASEIGIPLPVFYASLSFLDSYSTNYLPANLIQAQRDFFGAHKFERLDSKLGEFFHSTWQ
- a CDS encoding BAPKO_0422 family outer member beta-barrel protein translates to MQKSILIIFLLLITWTSALGRSSFLNRGIGFGGSVGNPILNYVMSLPFIDIEIGYGGSNGINLSGRKINSKKYDLNLFALAALDLIFTIPLIERLSIGLGIGGSLHIASHKSDLINIQLGFGFRTPLAIFYDLTEQVEIGFKIAPSIEFISNTRSLAYHHLYAGLKANIMGGIFAKYYI
- a CDS encoding BAPKO_0422 family outer member beta-barrel protein, encoding MKKTMLILILLLVFVLNASANDLYTNRGSFGFGVVGPLPSTFQLTLGPNIEIEIGIYNGLKNLFKNIDIIFSSLEFITPTYNLLEDSNIIDIALGIGVYGLWWISEWKNTQTIYNSLNIGGRLSFILNISASKRLFDIFLKAGPGINIWGGGGNSTQKWEIFATLGFRFWII
- a CDS encoding DUF3996 domain-containing protein; translation: MKKKIIVILMLMLCLNSIFANSTSTARSKFGVGFLLPFPIVLELNIGNVDIDFGLYSGANNLFKDWKTLFLAVDYIFYTYTFPGAANILDFAVGGGAYGTIWFSRWSDNQANSGPMSIGARLPLLLNLAVSRQRFDLFLKVAPGLGLNIWSQGVGFRWEVFAGIGFRFWIV
- a CDS encoding BAPKO_0422 family outer member beta-barrel protein; the protein is MLNKKLLFILFFLEVLVYYEHIFSKEILENNSTKTTIEAPFSLNSREKFGFGFFFPFPTGIEFSVKTFDIGIGIIHTSITNLFSKEFMFYTHAHYIFSDLHIVNTFFFFMGVGLFLEIGKITEIYEQRSYSGISYKIGLSIPFGLKYKILSDNFEINIKTAPSLFIGQTPNKQFIFPIRGDLSVGIKGWIKN
- a CDS encoding chemotaxis protein CheW yields the protein MELETDLQSMLSQYLLFSLDELYAIEIKYVVEVLEYTKISKIPRTPDYMAGIINNRGKIVPIIDIRKQFGMEERKISEEEIKKNKEADVSNIIILTLTYEGDEFNLGILVDYVNEVLELDPANIDDTPKVGTGFNARFISGIGKSKNRFIIILDIENLFDVKELSKFKNTTIYDPNNER
- a CDS encoding STAS domain-containing protein, with the translated sequence MLYKPEGELVINSIFKVKEDLLNIFKEMQEGDTLTINLSNVEKIDITFIQILYASNKYAKNRNLFVKIEYPSDEVLSSLLYGGFLNDIEDVDNLDLGLSLIEF